The Apium graveolens cultivar Ventura chromosome 11, ASM990537v1, whole genome shotgun sequence genome has a window encoding:
- the LOC141697953 gene encoding putative carboxylesterase 17, which translates to MVHEKKIVEEVSGWLRVYDDGSVDRTWTGPPEVSFMAQPVMSHEKFIDGVAVKDVDTDSGVRVRIYLPEKNTTDSETLPIVLHFHGGGFCISEASWYMYYAVYTRLARTSRSIIVSVYLPRAPEHRLPAASNESYFALLWLRSLARGKLQEPWLNAHADFTRVYLIGDSSGGNLVHEVAARAGTEDLSPLRLAGGIPIHPGFVRATRSKSELEQPQSPFLTLDMLDKFLNFALPLGSTKDHPITCPMGDAAPPISSLKMPPMMLCIAETDLIIDTEMEYYEAMKKAGKDVELFLSGGVGHSFYLNKLAVDFDPSTAARTEELFVAITEFIKRH; encoded by the coding sequence ATGGTCCACGAGAAGAAAATAGTTGAGGAAGTCTCTGGCTGGCTCAGAGTTTACGACGATGGCTCTGTCGACAGGACATGGACCGGCCCACCCGAGGTCAGTTTTATGGCTCAACCGGTCATGTCTCATGAAAAATTTATCGACGGAGTTGCTGTCAAGGACGTAGATACGGACTCTGGAGTTCGAGTCCGTATCTACTTACCAGAAAAAAATACTACAGATTCCGAAACTTTGCCTATTGTCCTCCATTTCCACGGAGGCGGCTTTTGCATTAGCGAAGCCAGTTGGTACATGTACTATGCTGTGTACACTAGACTAGCTCGTACCTCACGCTCCATAATCGTCTCGGTTTATCTCCCGAGAGCTCCAGAGCATCGTCTCCCTGCAGCTTCCAATGAAAGCTACTTTGCACTCCTCTGGCTCCGTTCTTTAGCCAGAGGAAAGCTACAAGAGCCCTGGCTCAATGCACATGCAGATTTCACCAGAGTGTACCTAATTGGAGACAGCTCTGGTGGGAATCTTGTGCACGAAGTTGCAGCTCGTGCAGGGACCGAGGATCTTAGTCCCCTGCGTCTAGCAGGAGGAATCCCGATTCATCCGGGATTCGTCCGTGCTACGAGAAGCAAATCTGAATTAGAGCAGCCACAATCTCCATTCTTGACACTAGACATGCTGGACAAATTCTTGAATTTCGCATTGCCACTTGGATCGACGAAGGACCACCCGATTACGTGTCCAATGGGGGACGCTGCGCCCCCCATCAGTAGCCTAAAAATGCCGCCAATGATGCTATGCATTGCGGAAACTGATCTGATCATAGACACTGAGATGGAATATTATGAGGCCATGAAAAAAGCAGGGAAAGATGTGGAATTGTTCCTTAGTGGTGGAGTGGGTCACAGTTTCTACTTGAACAAACTTGCAGTTGATTTTGATCCATCAACAGCTGCAAGGACTGAAGAGTTGTTTGTAGCCATAACTGAGTTCATTAAAAGGCACTAA